The genome window TGTTCATCACGCCAAGGCAGCCCGTCCAGTTCGACGGCACGAGGAACGACGGGCTCAGCTTCACGCCGTATTTCGCAGCGGTCAGCCTCGTCGCGATCTGCATCGATTGTTCCAAGATGGTTAGCACGCTCGACAGAGGTGGAAGGACGCCGTAGAACGGAGATCATTCATACCTCAGAGACGCCGAGTATGGAGAGGAAGCCGCCGAACAGCGGGAGCACGTTGGAGACGTAGTCGTCGAACGTCGCGCCGGGTTTGAGGAAGAAGCCGCTCATGATGGCAATCGTCCCGAAGGTCGTGACCGCCAACGCCACAGCGCTCAGGTAGCCCCACGGCGTGCTCAGCTTAGTGATCTCGAGCTGGAGATCAATCTCTGCCTTGGGCTGAACCATGCAGACCTGAATCCGAATCGCGAATCAAAACGGCGTCACCTTCCATGATCGTATATGAATGTACGAATGCAGTAACGGCTCAGAAGCCGGCCAGCAACAGGTTACCTGCTTCGTGATGTCGTCGTTCTTCTCCTCCATGAACCAGAGGGTGACCTCTGTTCCGGCCGCCTCGGCGATCTTCTTCTCCAGCTTGGGCCGGACCTCCTCCACAGGCTTCCTCAGGTTCCCGATGAAGATCCCGCCGTCGCCGAACCTCCGGACGTCCACCGCGAAGAACGTGTCGTACCCGAAACAGCTCTTCAGCTGCATGCCCAAAGATCAAATTTTTCGTCTTACCAAATGATTCAATCCAATCGAGAGGACGAGATCAATAATAAATCAAACAGAACATCAGCAGGTTAGGTTACCTTGTTGAGGTCAAGGGCCTTGAAGGTCTGCTCCGCCAGCTCCAGCCTCTGCTTCTCGCGGGCCAGCTGGTCCTTGGCCAAACCCCGGAGCAGGCCGGCGACGGGGTTGGCGTCGGGCTCGCGGTCCAGCTCGCGTAGCTTCCTGTCGGCGCGCTTCTTCTCCAGCTTGATGGCGGCCTCGATAGACGGGTTGCCCATGAACTTCTTGAACTCCTCGTCCGACTTCCAGTccacctcctgctgctgctccttcctcctcttctcctcacCATCGCCTTCTTCTtggcctccctctcctccagcATGATGCGATGCCTTCGCGTCATCCTCCCCACCGACATGATGTGACGCCGTcgcctcctgctgctgctcgccGGAGGCTACAGCTACGGAGGACGCCGGGTCCGCCCTCTCCTCTTGCTCCTGCTGCAACGATCGCCTAACTACAGAACTACTCCTAAGAGGCCAAAGAGACGGCTTGTACAGGTtcttggagaagagagggatCCGGATCGCTCTTGGTACGGCTGCACTTCTGCTGGTAGAAGCACTGCTGCTGCACAAGAGAGAAGTCACGAGAGAAGCAGACGCCATTGGCGACGAGCTGTGGAGTTTGACGTACGTGCTTAGCTTGCTCTAGTGTTTTGCTGAGAGATCTGAGGAGGTCAGGCGTCATGGGAGAGCTTAAAAAGGTTTGGAatggagggaaggatgaagGAAGGCGGGAGTTCTAGAAGGTTTGAGAAGCCGCGTGACCGGAGGAGTCGTGAAGAATGCGATGGGTCGGAGGTGGCTGGCCTGTGAGTGAGTAGGGGCGAGTGGCGACGACGGAGTGGAGTTGAGACCAAGGTGAGGCCCCGGCTTATCCAACTGGCCTGGGGAGACGTACACTTGGCAGCAGCTGGGCACGCTGGCTTGGAGCTTATTGTGTGGGCCCTGCCTTGGAAGGCTTCCTCATTTTCATGCCGTCGACTCGAAACTATGGAGTTCGTCCTCTTTTTTTCCCCCAATTTTTTGAGTCCACTCTTCCTGTGGAGCTGAGTAAGCACCAGGAGCTTCGAGTGAGTCCATCATATGAACAAGTAGGAACAATCTGGCACAGTGTAGCGAAATCATATATTGGAATCGAAAATGCCGGTACACGAGGCAAAGTTTATTGATTAGAAAGTCAagctacatatataattttacaAGGGGGTTGATCACGCACATCTTATAAATAAGACACTTAGCGCTGTGTTGCGCGTGTGATCTTGTCAAAGGATTTTTGATCCTGCATATGCTCCAAACTAGGTTTTAGTCTGCTCATCTTCACCTTCAAAATTGTACTTACACACAGGTAACCGTGACCTTTTATTGTTTCGGCCTTCAGACATCACCACCTCCGCACCAGTGATGTGAGTAACtgcatgaagaagaaaaaagttaTTCAGTGTTTCATGTAACAATTTTTTAGGACCTCTTGAAATTTTTGTGTAGTTAATTGCAATCACTAGTGAGATGAGAAGCAATCCGTAAGAATGAGGAAAATTGCTTATGACAGAAGCCAAGAAACACAAAGCCTTAAGATgttgttttgagaaaaaagagcCTTGCCATATTATATGAACTTATTTTGTAAATAATAAGCAACAATTTAGTTTTCATCACCTAATTAGCAAGAGCTCTTCCTAGTTCCAACCTTGTTGCAAAGGTGAGCTTGTCGTTCGTCTTGGATCATAATATAGCAGCGATTAACTTTACATATTATATGAACTCATTTTGTAAAGAATAAGCAATATAATTCAGCTTCATCATCCTATAAGATTAAGAGCTCTTCGTAGCTCCTAACTTGTTGCAAACATGGGCTTGATTTGAGGGAAGAACATGCCAAATTGGCAGGCAACTAATAGTGTAATACTCTAATACCCACAGCAAAACTAGAATGTTAGTTCCATGAAAGAAACATGTTATTCGTCAACCAAAATTTTCAACtagttttatttttataaatcaaAGAGAATTGCAATGATCTAAATGTGGGGGAACTGATAATATATTGGTATCAAAATAAGATTGCCTCCCTGCGAAGTTCAGTAATGAATAAAGCCTGTCTTTTTCCATCACTGTATTGTTTGTATCATAAGAGGGCACAAACTTAAAAAAACTACGTGCAGTAGTACAAATTTATGACTGTCTGCTGCATCTGGAATTATCAAATTACAGCACAGAAAAAAGGAAAGACCCTGAATTTCTGACCTCAAAAAGCTCGAAAGAACTTCCACGCCGGTAGACATCATCCTGCTGCTTCTGTCCAGTGGAAAGGAGTTGAGAAACCAGGGCACGCCATACAGTTAACAAGACCCCTGTACCTCCCATGGTTACCAAGATAAAAGGAGTTGGTGGAATATGACCAGATGCCAGTGCTCGGATAGCAAGCCCCAGCTAACAGAAGAGAGAGAATCAGAGTCAGCATCGGATATTAAATATCAGCAACACATCATCATTAGATAATAGGGAAAACTCCAAATCACCCCTAAACTTTGCCTTGACCTTTAAATTTCACCCTGCACTATGGAACCAGACACTTTACAATACCATTCAAATAACACCCAAACCGGTTTTGGAGGGTGGTTTTGCCTACATAGCAGATCGGCATGGGCGGTTTTTGCCACGTGGGCTGACATATCACTTAATATTGttgttattcttcttttttggcaaGTAGTTTTGCCATGAATTGACTCGTTCATGTTGCTTCACCATCCTCCGGAGAGAGAATGATACGTGGGGCCAGGGTTTGCTCTATCACGTCTACGTAGGTGGATGGTGAGCTGGACCAAATCAGCCATGTCAGCATGCCCATGTAGCAAAACCGCCCATGTATACTTGCCACGTAGGCAATACCACCCTCCAAAACCGGTTAGGGTGTTATTTGAATGGTACTGTAAAGTTTAGTGTGAAAAATATCTAGTTTCATAATTCAGGGTGAAATTTGAAGATCGAAGCAAAGTTCAGGGTGAAATTTGAAGATCAAAGCAAAGTTCAGGGGGTGATTTGGAGTTTTCCGTAGATAATAAGACATGAAAATATTTAAGAGTTTAGAACATAAGTAAATGCAgaggttttttcttttttcttgagaCGAATGCATAGGTACACGTAAACAAGGTAAAAGCAGTGGCACCAACTTTCAGTTTGCATTGTTTCTTCAAATGACTATTTAGAAGTAGGTTCATTGTATTTAACAACACTATATATGGTTCAACACTACACAAATGAAACAACCTCCAATTAGGTCTTGACTCTTGAGTAATGGATTGGCACTTCTGTCTAATCATCCGAGAAAAATCACCATACTAGACTAATAGAGTATATCACCCAATTGTGTAGCCTAGGAAACAGTCTATGGTCCGTTTGGATCACTTGTCAACTAATAAAGAAATATCTAAATTTGCTTAGCAATGTTGATATATTTAGTAACTCCAACAAAAACGACATCAAGAAAAGTAGGTTGGTTAGGTTATCAATAAGGCATTCAAGCacatggaaagcttatttggCTATCCCTCATGAGAGATTGACAAGTGGTTAATATTCGGTGGTGCCCTCCAATTAACCTATTAACAGACAAGAATAAGACTGACCCTAAATACCTCGATAAATAAAATTGCATGAACAGATGTAGAAATAAATGTAGTTTGTAATATTTGATGCAAAAAGGCATGTATGCTGATGTATAATTGAAAGGCACATGAATAAAGTATTGATACAGGGCAGAATTGGCCAATTCTCATGCAAGCAACAGATGAGTCAGTGATAACAAGTTAACAACAGAATGGGGAATGGGCTCCTGCCTCTGTTAAGTAGATGGGAGAAAAAGGTTCACAAAGATTGCAATTCACAACATCGTACATTGTAGCATTAATATCACAATTCACGGCTCATGTTTGAAACACTAGAACAGAAAATTACCGGTATCCCGACAACCCAGGATTTGGCCGCAGTGATAACAGCATTCCCCACACCATTTCGCCCTTTTGCATCGTCTCCAAATCCACCAAGGAGATAGGCACTGAGCAACCACCCTACACAAGACCCGAATCCATGAGAAAGACATTCGCATGGCACAACAGATGAAAAACAGGCAGGAATTTCCCTAACCAGCAATGAACGGGTCGGCCGTCTTGAACGTCTCCGCGTCGAGAACAGGCAGCCCATGGCTGAACCTCCCTATGGCGGAGAACACCAGCAGG of Phragmites australis chromosome 3, lpPhrAust1.1, whole genome shotgun sequence contains these proteins:
- the LOC133913220 gene encoding uncharacterized protein LOC133913220 — translated: MLLVSQAANGSLSARRLPSKPPGPTTSNPYPLFANPRLPRRRLALSGAGAEAPRRAAQTSAAVGEGPSGSPATAAEDPVLVRVADDGVPLEGVIQIEKPGDANAGPKLVSYAKLGLLTGGDVLCLLVFSAIGRFSHGLPVLDAETFKTADPFIAGWLLSAYLLGGFGDDAKGRNGVGNAVITAAKSWVVGIPLGLAIRALASGHIPPTPFILVTMGGTGVLLTVWRALVSQLLSTGQKQQDDVYRRGSSFELFELLTSLVRRW
- the LOC133913219 gene encoding probable zinc metalloprotease EGY3, chloroplastic, producing MASASLVTSLLCSSSASTSRSAAVPRAIRIPLFSKNLYKPSLWPLRSSSVVRRSLQQEQEERADPASSVAVASGEQQQEATASHHVGGEDDAKASHHAGGEGGQEEGDGEEKRRKEQQQEVDWKSDEEFKKFMGNPSIEAAIKLEKKRADRKLRELDREPDANPVAGLLRGLAKDQLAREKQRLELAEQTFKALDLNKLKSCFGYDTFFAVDVRRFGDGGIFIGNLRKPVEEVRPKLEKKIAEAAGTEVTLWFMEEKNDDITKQVCMVQPKAEIDLQLEITKLSTPWGYLSAVALAVTTFGTIAIMSGFFLKPGATFDDYVSNVLPLFGGFLSILGVSEIATRLTAAKYGVKLSPSFLVPSNWTGCLGVMNNYESLLPNKKALFDIPVARTASAYITSLVLAVSAFIADGSFNGGENALFVRPEFFYNNPLLSFVQVVIGPYADELGNVLPNAVEGVGVPVDPLAFAGLLGIVVTSLNLLPIGRLEGGRIAQALFGRGTAALLSVGTSLLLGVGAICGSVLCLAWGLFATFIRGGEEIPAQDEITPLGSDRYAWGFVLAVVCLLTLFPNGGGTYSSSFLGEPFFRGGI